A stretch of the Aphis gossypii isolate Hap1 chromosome 2, ASM2018417v2, whole genome shotgun sequence genome encodes the following:
- the LOC114121829 gene encoding dopamine beta-hydroxylase: MKKRSASQRSFGHRWTTVVAAVVVFLSASCLVGHAGAEGRRVYTAPLDDTGRTAVYWTVDYGSRTVKFEAHFPGSGSPFDWFAVGFSDRGNHSGADFCVMWVDWKGVTGMLDTWTNDAGRISVDERQDCEEFNVARFHGGGTALTFTRKFDTCDDDRDYLIQDGTTHIVWMVGGGPLFAVEGLLVSQARAKGMQRVQLLKPETPQVKLPDKVSKIDVLASKVNIPAEETTYWCHVMKVPLDLSFKHQIVRFESVIEESSRGVVHHMEVFHCEANANSRIPLYSGPCFSEKRPYKTQVCKKVMAAWAMGAAPFVYPEEAGLPIGGPDFNSYIMLEVHYNNPGLRKGMVDSSGIRLYVTPNVRKYDAGVIELGLEYTDKMAIPPKLEDFTLSGYCIAECTAVSIPSAGIEIFGSQLHTHLTGTKIYTKHVRDGQELPELNRDNHYSTHFQEIRLLHKPVRVLPGDALITTCHYNTENRQNITLGGFSITDEMCVNYVYYYPKIELEVCKSSISDQNLKSYFKFLNEWERQRTSPEQAVSVNYNEPEWTPMRSQVLHQVYEQSTLSMQCNRSTGERFPGDWENRPSTKVLYTLPPPARSCSGVPPSL; encoded by the exons ATGAAAAAGCGGTCCGCTTCACAACGGTCGTTCGGCCACCGATGGACGACCGTCGTAGCGGCCGTCGTCGTCTTTCTGTCGGCCTCATGTTTGGTTGGCCACGCCGGGGCCGAGGGACGTCGCGTGTACACCGCACCGCTGGACGATACTGGTCGGACGGCCGTCTACTGGACGGTGGACTACGGGTCGCGAACCGTCAAGTTCGAAGCACACTTCCCGGGCAGTGGCAGCCCGTTCGATTGGTTCGCGGTGGGCTTCTCGGACCGGGGAAACCACTCTGGGGCCGACTTTTGCGTCATGTGGGTCGACTGGAAAGGCGTCACCGGCATGTTG gATACGTGGACCAACGATGCTGGAAGAATTTCTGTAGATGAGCGACAGGATTGTGAAGAATTTAACGTGGCGCGATTTCACGGAGGTGGGACTGCTTTGACATTTACTCGAAAATTTGATACATGTGATGACGACCGCGATTATTTAATCCAa gaTGGTACTACTCACATAGTGTGGATGGTGGGTGGTGGTCCATTATTTGCAGTAGAAGGGTTGTTGGTGTCGCAGGCCAGAGCTAAGGGTATGCAAAGAGTTCAGTTGTTAAAACCAGAAACGCCACAAGTCAAATTGCCGGACAAAGTGTCCAAAATAGATGTGCTGGCATCTAAAGTAAATATTCCCGCTGAAGAAACAACGTATTGGTGTCACGTGATGAAAGTTCCTCTGGATTTATCGTTCAAACATCAAATCGTTAGG tTTGAGTCGGTTATTGAAGAGAGTAGTCGAGGTGTAGTGCATCACATGGAGGTGTTCCATTGCGAAGCCAATGCTAACAGTCGAATTCCACTTTACAGTGGACCTTGTTTTTCGGAAAAACGGCCGTACAAGACACAAGTGTGTAAAAAAGTGATGGCTGCCTGGGCTATGGGTGCAGCTCCTTTCGTGTATCCCGag GAGGCCGGACTACCCATTGGAGGTCCTGATTTCAACAGCTATATCATGTTGGAAGTACACTACAATAATCCCGGATTAAGAAAAG GCATGGTGGACAGTTCTGGAATACGGTTGTACGTAACGCCTAATGTGAGAAAATACGACGCAGGAGTGATCGAACTGGGCTTAGAGTATACAGACAAAATGGCTATACCACCTAAACTGGAGGATTTCACGTTGAGTGGATACTGTATTGCTGAATGCACGGCtgtg AGTATCCCTTCGGCTGGTATTGAGATCTTTGGTTCGCAATTGCACACTCATCTTACTGGCACCAAAATCTACACAAAACACGTACGGGATGGACAAGAATTGCCGGAACTTAACAGGGACAATCATTACAGTACTCATTTCCAGGAAATTCGTTTACTTCATAAACCAGTGCGAGTGCTTCCT ggtGATGCATTAATAACTACGTGCCATTATAACACCGAAAacagacaaaatattacactCGGTGGTTTCAGCATTACCGATGAAATGTGTGTCAACTACGTTTATTACTATCCAAAGATAGAGTTAGAAGTATGCAAGAGTTCAATAAGTGATCAGAACCTCAAGAGCTATTTCAAATTTCTGAACGA ATGGGAACGACAGAGGACGTCGCCCGAGCAGGCGGTGAGTGTCAACTACAACGAGCCCGAATGGACACCGATGCGGAGTCAAGTGCTGCACCAGGTATACGAACAGAGTACGCTGTCTATGCAATGTAATAGGAGCACCGGCGAACGATTCCCAGGCGACTGGGAGAACAGGCCGTCCACTAAAGTCCTGTATACTCTGCCGCCGCCAGCCAGGAGCTGCAGTGGAGTGCCGCCATCCTTATAA
- the LOC114121822 gene encoding CCR4-NOT transcription complex subunit 10: MSDKQEPNGKASATNITDQERDLAQQALAEYEKKNYKSCLEHLQRIEETRPNDPKVLLNKAIVEFYESGLCTADKFQKSFIDVCKQVELNLEQLDSLEDVENCIYYYNYAVFLYHLKHYTKALAMINKVYSFIESLEESLAHKVCLLIVQLHIDTNKHAEALKLITYIESQFVSTDNATNILTGSADQGGPIHAETEKTEKKANLDAATDAFRVSLIQYRVRSLMELNLFDECSQQLNTIKEKQDSITMFLIGKLEYLRGNHKEALAILKEIPVKDDFIETGECSSVLINNNVACLYHYAKKPTLSFTSIYKAIVQHQKNIVDVTKPTQAEGSLSGQPLHIIGASIKTELMFNLGISLLHARKPEEAFDCLIEAVQTYHMNPRLWLRLAECCIMTHKKSNDRDFDFKKPYIEGVVGSGKHRKIILKSQLFPDTKYSCEAVSASIPMPSLEFGSLCIRNAVLLIQNDTIDCSPSHTPINTPHKDYLFGCIQSAGAYIALCLGDPVVALKYSQELLKSDKINKVHKFLGHLYAAEALILSDKPNEAIDMLKESNAFDDIEPEIHEQLRTEQWKPDKQKSAKAVLYYNLAVALTLRGDLDKAGELLKQIWLSKIEHVSVPVHVVILALYIHLRLGQKEIAITLIKQNCPQAKR, from the exons ATGTCTGACAAACAGGAACCGAACGGCAAAGCGTCCGCTACCAATATAACAGACCAAGAACGCGATTTGGCTCAACAAGCATTGGccgaatatgaaaaaaaaaattacaaatcttGCTTAGAACATCTGCAACGAATTGAAGAAACGAGGCCCAATGACCCCAAAGTACTACTCAATAAAGCCATCGTTGAATTCTATGAAAGCGGTCTGTGTACTGCCGACAAATTTCAAAAGTCGTTTATAGATGTCTGTAAACAG GTGGAATTAAATCTAGAACAGTTGGATTCTTTAGAAGACGTTGAAAACtgcatttactattataactatgCTGTGTTTTTATACCACTTAAAACATTACACCAAAGCACTGGCTATGATAAACAAAGTTTACTCATTTATAGAATCTCTAG AGGAAAGTTTGGCTCATAAAGTATGCTTGCTGATAGTCCAATTACATATAGATACTAATAAACATGCAGAAGCACTGAAATTGATTACTTACATTGAAAGTCAATTTGTATCAACAGATAATGCCACTAACATATTAACTGGTAGTGCAGATCAAGGAGGTCCTATTCATGCCGAAACAGAGAAAAcagaaaaa AAAGCCAATTTAGATGCTGCTACTGATGCATTTCGAGTCAGTCTTATTCAGTATCGAGTTAGGTCTCTTATGGagctaaatttatttgatgaatgtagtcaacaattaaatacaatcaaagaaaaacaa GACTctattacaatgtttttaataggAAAATTAGAATACCTTCGTGGGAATCATAAAGAAGCACTTGCAATTTTGAAAGAAATTCCTGTAAAAGACGATTTTAT AGAAACTGGAGAATGTTcttcagttttaataaataataatgtggcTTGTTTGTACCATTATGCTAAAAAACCTACCTTATCATTCACATCTATTTACAAAGCAATTGTCCaacaccaaaaaaatattgttgatgttACAAAGCCTACTCAAG CTGAAGGTAGTTTATCAGGTCAACCACTTCATATAATTGGTGCAAGTATTAAAACTGAACTTATGTTCAATTTGGGCATAAGTTTATTACACGCTCGAAAACCTGAAGAAGCATTTGACTGTCTAATAGAAGCTGTACAAACTTATCACATGAATCCTAGGCTTTGGTTAAGATTAGCAGAATGTTGTATTATGACTCATAAAAAA AGCAATGACAGAGATTTTGATTTCAAGAAACCTTATATTGAAGGTGTGGTTGGCTCTGGTAAGCACAGGAAAATCATTTTGAAGTCACAGTTGTTTCCAGACACAAAATACAG TTGTGAAGCAGTTTCTGCATCCATTCCAATGCCAAGTCTTGAATTTGGCTCATTATGTATTCGTAATgctgttttattaattcaaaatgataCTATTGACTGTTCACCTTCTCACACTCCCATTAATACACCACACAAAGACTATCTTTTCGGTTGCATTCAATCAGCTGGAGCATATATAGCCTTATGTCTAGGAGATCCAGTGGTTGCATTGAAGTATTCACAAGAGTTACTTAAGTCTGACAAAATTAACAAAGTTCATaa ATTTTTAGGTCATTTATATGCAGCCGAAGCACTAATATTGTCAGATAAACCAAATGAAGCAATAGATATGTTAAAAGAATCCAATGCTTTTGATGATATTGAACCTGAAATACATGAACAGCTTAGAACTGAACAATGGAAACCAGACAAACAGAAATCTGCCAAGGCTGttctttattataacttagcTGTAGCATTAACACTAAGGGGTGACCTTGATAAAGCTGGAGAATTACTTAAACAA ATATGGCTATCGAAAATCGAACATGTTTCAGTACCTGTTCACGTTGTCATATTGGCCCTATACATTCACTTACGATTAG GCCAAAAAGAAATTGCAATAAccttaataaaacaaaattgtccGCAAGCAAAacgataa